In the Acinetobacter sp. YWS30-1 genome, AACTTTTGATAACTATAAATACCAATAGCAATCCAAGCCGCAATAAACAGCATGACCCAGATTGCGTTATGGATAGAAAACTGGATCAGTCGATCAAACAGTCCTTCAGGTTTTACCGATTCGTGGTCTGGAATTTGAGGAGTTTCAGTGCTCATGTGAAGCCTCTCCTTTTTCCAGCTCGGATTTCAGTAAAAAACTGCCTTGAGCGGCATATTTTTGTCCCTGACTAAGCCCACTCACCACTTCAATCCATTGGCTCTCCCCAGATGATTGCCCTAATTTCACAGGTTGCGGACTGAATTCAACTTTTTGTCCATGCTGAGTGGCGACAAAAACCACATCTTTTCCATCGACATTCTGAACTGCGGACTTAAGTACCCGTAATGCGGTACTTTCACTCCGTTGTTGCAACTGTACGTTCACCATCAAGTTTGGACGTAATTCGGTTGCATTCGATTCAACTTTTGCTCGCACCTGAAGACGACCTGTTTGAATATCCGCTTCAGTATTTAAAGTCTGAATAACAGCTTGATAAACCTTTTCTGTTTGCAAGGATTTAAATTCGATCTTTTGATTCGGGGCTAAGCCCATAATTTCAGAATTTGGAACAATAAACTCAAGCCAGAGTTGATCTAACCGGTCTATCGTAAAGAGTTGATCGGCTAACTGAACATTTTCCCCGAGAACCAAATCCTTTTTACTGATCACGCCAGAAATGGGAGCTTTCAAAATATAGCGTCCGTTACTGGCATTCACTGCACCAAATGCACTTAAACGTGATTGGGCCGCTTGAACCTGAATTTGTGCCCGTTTATAGCTGTTATAAGCACGTTGATAGTCCTGTTTTGCTGAAATGCCCTGTGACCAAAGCTGACGCTCACGATCATAGTCTTGTTTCGCCAGTTCAAGGTTGGTTTGTTCAATTTTAAGATTGGCCTGCTGATCAACTAGATCAGGAACAAGCAACGCAGCCAAAGGCTGTCCTTTCTGAACTTTTTGACCGAGTTCTACATAGACATTTTCTACATGACCACTAAAACTCGGTGAGACGTGCGCTTGCTGATCCGTATTCACATTGAGTTTGGCAGGATAAGAACTTAATTTAACCACCGGGCCTTGATCGACCGCTGATAATTGTATGCCCTGTTCCACCAGTTGCTTGGCAGTCAGGCTCACACCTTCTGCATGCTCTTCGGTTTCACCGCCATGTTCTTCTCCGCTTTCTTCCTCTGCATGTTCATCTGATGTTTCCGATTTATTCTTACCAGTTAAGATCAAAAAAATACTGAGGAGTACGGTAGCGCCGATAACCAAACTAATCAGTAGAGGTTGAGAGATTTTTCCGCTCTGTTTTTTTAAGCTGTTTTTAAGATCGAACATGTTAATTTCCCCCACCAATGACAGGCATGGCCTGTATGTCTTGCCATAAGTTTTGATTGATTTGTGCAATAGCATCTTTCGACATGACTTCACTTGGGCTAATGCCTAAGCTCAAACTTTCTGCTTCAATGGCCTTTTGCCAGCCATCCCGTAACAACTGGACTTTACGCAGACGGATGTCTTGTAATTGAAGCGTGGCTTGCTGAACATCGGTTAAAGCAAACTTGCCTGCCAAGAAACCTTGTAGCGTCTTACTTTGAACTTGAGTCGCCAAAGGAATTTGAGTCTCGTCAACGACTTTGAATTGCAGCTCTAAACCCTGCAACTCGGTTAAAATTGTGCCTATTTGCAGCGCATTTTGCTTCAGATAAAACTCTTTCTGACGCTCTAATAAGTTCATTTTTTCTTGCGCGATTTTTATGCCATTTTGCTGACGATCGAAAATATTAAGCGGTACACTGACTCCGACTACTAATTGATTTTGTGTGGAGTTTTCCAAGGATTGGGTGCGGTTGACACCTAGGTTTAAAGTGGGGTTAGGACGTGCCTTTGCCCTTAGTTGATCAACCGTTGCTTGAGACTCTAATACCAGTAAAGCTCGATATTTCTCAACGTAGTTTTCCGCTAAATATTCTTGAACCTGTTCATGAGTCGATTTTGGCCAGAGCTTTTGTGAAGAGAGGTTTACCTGCAATGACTTATCAGACGTACCCCATAAATTTGATAATTGTTGGGTGGCCACTTGTACCTGTAAGTCTGCCTGTCTAAAAAGACGGATATTTTCAGCATGGCTTAAACGTGCGCGATTTACATCTACTTGGGCAATACTGCCTGCATTAAAGCGCTTTTCGATTGCTTGAAGGTTTTCTTGGCTCACCCGAAGTTGTTCATTGACAATGTTTTTTTCAAGTTCAGCAATGGCCAGTTGTGACCATACATATTTCACTGCAAGCTCAATTTGTGCTTGATAAATCTTCTGTTTCAGCGCTGTTTTATCTGTAGAGAGACTGGCTAATTTTTGGTTTGCTCTTCGCTCACCAAAAATATCCAAAGGTTGTGATATACCGATGGCAAGCTCTTTTTCATTATTTGAACCAAAGCCCGTTTGTTCAACTGACAATTCAGGATTTTTAAACAGCTTACTTTGCTGAAGATTCGTGGCATTAATACTATTTTGCGTTTCCCAGAAATTTTGGGACGCTTGATATTGGTTAACCTGCTCAATAGCTTGCTGCAGCGTTAAATCTTGAGTACTGGCGACTACGGAAGTACTGAAGCTGATCATTACAGATAGCAAGATACCGCTACCTAAGGCTGACCAGGATAAATTCAGGATGGAGGTATCCTGATGTAATTTGTTTTTTGACATGAAAATGCCCCACGCATAATGAAATTAGGAGTGGTGGGCTTTTATAAGACTACCCCACCAATAGTAGGGGCAAATCGGGAGGCGGGGTTAATTGATTCAGATAAGGGGGTTTATAAAAAGTTATTCCCAAATAAGTTGGGGTAATGCCGGTCTCAAAATTAGCTTTAAGCTTCAGATCATCGGGTGGGTCAATCTGAATCACGATTGTATTTGAGAAATGACTGCACTTTTCGTTAAAACAAACCTTCTGACAATAGTCATAGATTTCTTTATAGTTTTCTAGGGAATAAAGTGCTTGACGAGGACTATCACTCTTTTCGTCTAAATCGATTGGATTAGAGAGTATTGAATTGGGTATGTTTGGCATTTCATGCAGACACGCAGCCTCTGCCACACTCCAAATATTCTGGAATGTGAATAAGAGTACCAATATCTGGATTAGAAATGTTTTTCTCTTCATACACAAATCTGTATTTAAAACACCAATAAGAAGCTGTCCAGATCTATCAAAGATCTGATCACAGAATTTGAGTAACCTTAAACTTTTTGCAGCCTTAAGTAAAGATATACAGAATTTTTGAAAAAAGCATAGGTCTAGATAATCAAGCTAGATTTTTTAGAACTCCACATTGGTCAATTGTACATAAGCCATCACAAGTACCCCTTAAATCAGATAATTGTTCAATAAGCTTTTGTTGCTTGATTATATTTTCTCTGATAGCACTGACATGTAAGTCAATTAATTCATTCACATCTGAACAATTTTTCTTGGGATTATCTTTATAGGTGAGTAATTGACGAATTTCATTCAAACTCATATTTAAAGTTCGGCAATTCAAAATAAACTTAATTCGCTCAACATAGCCTATATCGTAAAGGCGGTAATTTCCTTCCGTTCTTTCGGGTTCCGGAATTAAACCTTCCTTTTCATAAAACCTAATTGTTAATACTGAACATGAGGTTTTTTTAGAGAGTTCACCAATTTTTAAATGCATTGAGTTGGTATTTCCAAAAAATCTTGACTCTATAGTAACTATAGGGATTCTAATATTCAAAGTTTATAAATTTTTTTAATGGGTATAACTATGAGTGGCTGTGGATGTAGTAAAGAAACACCATGCGAAGATAAGAAATCTCAACAAGAAAATCATCCATCAATTGCAGAAGCAAGCAATTCAAAGAATTGTGATAATACGCCTAGCTGTTGTGGTGAAGAGGAAGAAAAAAAATCTTCATCTCCTTGCTGTAACACTTCAAACAGTTGTGAAGATACCGCTCAATCCTGTTGTGGTTCTGATCCCAAAGAAAATTTAAGCACTGAAGACGTTTTAAAAGATTCGCACTACATGAGTGAATACTTAGTTCCCAAAATGGATTGTTCTGCGGAAGAACAGATGGTTCGTATGGCGCTATCTTCAATTGATGGTGTTCAAAAACTCATCTTTGATTTACCTAACCGGTCTTTAAAGGTTCTACATAATCAAAAAGATGAAAATATAACTACCAAACTTGAAGCTTTGGGTTTTGGTGCAAAGCTTGTGAAGACTGAAACTTATATAAGCAATCAACAGGCTAAGCAAACAAGTACCTACACCATTCCTAAAATGGATTGCTCTGCTGAAGAGCAAATGGTCCGTATGGCTCTTGCAGATATTGAAGCAGTTAAAGGTCTTACTTTTGATCTTCCCAATCGAAAACTGAAAGTCTTCCATAATGAAGGGATTCAGCAAATTACGGCTAAACTCGAAGGACTGGGTTTTGGGGCGAAACTTGATGAAACACAGCTTTCCTCAGGCGATATACCTAATGAACCTGATCCTGTGAGACAAGCTAAAGGGCACTGTTGCAAATAGTCGGTGGTGATAAACTTATCATCCCCTTTTGCTGATGGAGCTGCACATGAACCCATTCAAAGGCCGGCATTTTCAGCGTGACATCATTCTGTGGGCCGTACGCTGGTACTGCAAATACGGCATCAGTTACCGTGAGCTGCAGGAGATGCTGGCTGAACGCGGAGTGAATGTCGATCACTCCACGATTTACCGCTGGGTTCAGCGTTATGCGCCTGAAATGGAAAAACGGCTGCGCTGGTACTGGCGTAACCCTTCCGATCTTTGCCCGTGGCACATGGATGAAACCTACGTGAAGGTCAATGGCCGCTGGGCGTA is a window encoding:
- the cadR gene encoding Cd(II)/Pb(II)-responsive transcriptional regulator; the protein is MHLKIGELSKKTSCSVLTIRFYEKEGLIPEPERTEGNYRLYDIGYVERIKFILNCRTLNMSLNEIRQLLTYKDNPKKNCSDVNELIDLHVSAIRENIIKQQKLIEQLSDLRGTCDGLCTIDQCGVLKNLA
- a CDS encoding TolC family protein, producing the protein MSKNKLHQDTSILNLSWSALGSGILLSVMISFSTSVVASTQDLTLQQAIEQVNQYQASQNFWETQNSINATNLQQSKLFKNPELSVEQTGFGSNNEKELAIGISQPLDIFGERRANQKLASLSTDKTALKQKIYQAQIELAVKYVWSQLAIAELEKNIVNEQLRVSQENLQAIEKRFNAGSIAQVDVNRARLSHAENIRLFRQADLQVQVATQQLSNLWGTSDKSLQVNLSSQKLWPKSTHEQVQEYLAENYVEKYRALLVLESQATVDQLRAKARPNPTLNLGVNRTQSLENSTQNQLVVGVSVPLNIFDRQQNGIKIAQEKMNLLERQKEFYLKQNALQIGTILTELQGLELQFKVVDETQIPLATQVQSKTLQGFLAGKFALTDVQQATLQLQDIRLRKVQLLRDGWQKAIEAESLSLGISPSEVMSKDAIAQINQNLWQDIQAMPVIGGGN
- a CDS encoding efflux RND transporter periplasmic adaptor subunit, which translates into the protein MFDLKNSLKKQSGKISQPLLISLVIGATVLLSIFLILTGKNKSETSDEHAEEESGEEHGGETEEHAEGVSLTAKQLVEQGIQLSAVDQGPVVKLSSYPAKLNVNTDQQAHVSPSFSGHVENVYVELGQKVQKGQPLAALLVPDLVDQQANLKIEQTNLELAKQDYDRERQLWSQGISAKQDYQRAYNSYKRAQIQVQAAQSRLSAFGAVNASNGRYILKAPISGVISKKDLVLGENVQLADQLFTIDRLDQLWLEFIVPNSEIMGLAPNQKIEFKSLQTEKVYQAVIQTLNTEADIQTGRLQVRAKVESNATELRPNLMVNVQLQQRSESTALRVLKSAVQNVDGKDVVFVATQHGQKVEFSPQPVKLGQSSGESQWIEVVSGLSQGQKYAAQGSFLLKSELEKGEASHEH